Below is a genomic region from Paraburkholderia sp. BL23I1N1.
CGCGCCGCTTGCGCGTCATGCAAACGTAGGTCTCCTCGAACAACGCTTGATGTCGCGTGCGGGCGGTTAGCGTCGGCAGATTGCCGATGGCGAAATCGAGCCGGCTCGCGCGCAACGCGTCTTCGATTTCTTCTACCGGCAGCGGCTCGATGCGCAATTTCACGCACGGCGCCTGCTGGTGCAACACCTCGCAAATCGGAGGCAAGTACGCCAGCTCCCCCGCATCGGAGAGCGATAGCCTGAACGTGCGCGTACTCACCGCCGGATCGAAGTGCTCCGCGTAACGCAACGCTTCACGCACGGTATCCAGCGCCCGCGCGACGATACCCGACAGTTCGAGCGCGATCGGCGTGGGCTGCATGCCGGCGCGCGTACGAATGAATAGCGGATCGTCGAACAGGGTCCGCAACCGCCCCAACGAGTAGCTGATAGCCGGCTGCGAGAGCGCAAGCCGCTGGCCGGCCCGCGTGAGGCTGCGCTCCTCAACGATCGCCTGGAAAACGCGCAGCAGATTGAGGTCGACGTGGTCCAGTGAATTCATCGAGATATCCATGAGATTGATTTTCTATTTTATTTTAGATCAATTTGACGCATATCACGCACTCAGCGAGACTTGGCTTCATCGACCACCCACCTACCACTGCCATGAGCGAATCCTCATACCAGACCGTCGATGCGAGCGCCTTGTACCAGCGTGCGCAGTCCGACCGCGTCGCCCCGTCGCTGTATTACGACCCGGCGGTTTTCGAAACCGAACTCGAGCGCATTTTCTACAAAACGTGGATCTGGGTCGCGCACGAAAGCGA
It encodes:
- a CDS encoding LysR family transcriptional regulator, whose translation is MNSLDHVDLNLLRVFQAIVEERSLTRAGQRLALSQPAISYSLGRLRTLFDDPLFIRTRAGMQPTPIALELSGIVARALDTVREALRYAEHFDPAVSTRTFRLSLSDAGELAYLPPICEVLHQQAPCVKLRIEPLPVEEIEDALRASRLDFAIGNLPTLTARTRHQALFEETYVCMTRKRRGLPRTKELSMKAFLDASHVQITSVEHSHYALDDAFRAQGVGRHIALELPHFVALPSVLAVTDLFATLPRRLAQIFNRDGGFQLYELPVTLPMAAVTMHWHEHFDQDEGNVWLRDLMGDIVRRFDER